The Puntigrus tetrazona isolate hp1 chromosome 3, ASM1883169v1, whole genome shotgun sequence genome contains a region encoding:
- the crhr1 gene encoding corticotropin-releasing factor receptor 1 isoform X2 — protein MRLRSIRCLRNIIHWNLITAFILRNATWFVVQLTMNPEVHESNVIWCRLVTAAYNYFHVTNFFWMFGEGCYLHTAIVLTYSTDKLRKWMFICIGWCIPFPIIVAWAIGKLYYDNEKCWFGKRAGIYTDYIYQGPMILVLLINFIFLFNIVRILMTKLRASTTSETIQYRKAVKATLVLLPLLGITYMLFFVNPGEDEISQIVFIYFNSFLESFQGFFVSVFYCFLNSEVRSAVRKRWHRWQDKHSIRARVARAMSIPTSPTRVSFHSIKQSSAV, from the exons GAGTATCCGGTGTCTGAGAAATATCATCCACTGGAACCTGATTACAGCATTTATCCTGCGAAATGCCACCTGGTTCGTGGTGCAGCTCACCATGAACCCAGAGGTGCATGAGAGCAATGTG ATCTGGTGCAGGCTGGTCACAGCAGCGTATAATTATTTCCATGTGACCAACTTCTTCTGGATGTTTGGAGAGGGCTGCTATCTGCACACAGCCATAGTACTGACATACTCCACCGACAAACTGAGGAAATGGATGTTCATCTGTATAGGCTGGT GTATTCCATTCCCCATCATCGTCGCTTGGGCCATTGGCAAGCTGTACTATGACAATGAAAA GTGCTGGTTTGGGAAACGGGCCGGCATTTACACTGATTATATTTACCAGGGTCCCATGATCCTGGTCCTGCTG ATTAACTTCATTTTTCTCTTCAACATTGTGAGGATCCTGATGACTAAACTGAGGGCCTCCACCACCTCAGAGACCATTCAGTACAG GAAAGCAGTGAAGGCCACACTGGTTCTTCTGCCGCTGCTGGGCATCACATACATGCTGTTCTTCGTCAACCCAGGCGAGGATGAGATCTCACAGATTGTCTTCATTTACTTCAACTCTTTCCTAGAGTCCTTTCAG GGCTTTTTTGTGTCAGTGTTCTACTGCTTTTTGAACAGTGAG GTACGCTCAGCCGTTCGTAAGCGGTGGCATCGCTGGCAGGATAAGCACTCCATTCGGGCGCGGGTGGCACGGGCCATGTCTATACCCACCTCTCCAACACGGGTCAGTTTCCACAGCATCAAGCAGTCGTCTGCCGTCTGA